The Pseudogulbenkiania sp. MAI-1 sequence GCACGTTGCAGGCGATCGTCGAGATGTTCCCGATCTTCAGCCGCGTGCGCATGAACCGCCAGTGGGGCGGCATCGTCGACGTCTCGCCGGACGCCTGCCCGATCATCAGCAAGACCCCGGTCAAGGGGCTCTACTTCAACTGCGGCTGGGGCACCGGCGGCTTCAAGGCCACGCCGGGGTCGGGGCACGTGTTCGCCCACACCATCGCCACCGACAACCCGCACCCGCTCAATGCCGCGTTCGCGCTGGACCGCTTCTATTCCGGCCACCTCATCGACGAGCACGGTGCGGCTGCGGTCGCCCACTGATCAGGAGAACCACCATGTTGCAGATTACTTGTCCCTGGTGCGGGCCGCGCGCCGAGAGCGAATTCAGCTGCGGCGGCGAAGCCGACATCGTGCGCCCGTTGGAGAGCGAGAAGCTGTCCGACGAAGCGTGGGGCGACTACGTGTTCATGCGCAAGAACACCAAGGGTATCCACAAGGAGCAGTGGTTCCACGCCTCCGGCTGCCGCCGCTGGTTCAACGCCGAGCGTGACACCGTGACTTACCAATTCATCCGTACCTACCCCATCGGGGCAGGGGCGTCGGGAGATTCTCATGGCGCAGACTAACCGTATTCCGCAAGGCGGCCGCATCAACCGCGCCGTCCCGCTGACGTTCCACTTCAACGGCAAGACCTACCAGGGCTTCGAGGGCGACACCCTTGCCTCGGCGCTGCTCGCCAACGACGTGCACTTCGTCGCGCGCAGCTGGAAGTACCATCGCCCGCGCGGCATCAT is a genomic window containing:
- a CDS encoding sarcosine oxidase subunit delta, which translates into the protein MLQITCPWCGPRAESEFSCGGEADIVRPLESEKLSDEAWGDYVFMRKNTKGIHKEQWFHASGCRRWFNAERDTVTYQFIRTYPIGAGASGDSHGAD